From the genome of Plectropomus leopardus isolate mb chromosome 13, YSFRI_Pleo_2.0, whole genome shotgun sequence, one region includes:
- the frmd8 gene encoding FERM domain-containing protein 8, producing MEGDDCSFPPDSSDDHSQRGSVASSATLSRAQDVLIYLCGDSAVHLTVEGLGSVTVQELGRSVREALHIPDSAQDAFAFWLCSPLLELQLKARHQPYKLCRQWQDLLYRFTEASEEDIGQDEPCLQYRRNVFYPKSKELQIDDEGVLRLLYEEARDNILTGRYPCDPEHWTGLGALSLALEEGTGLDGQQFTTTVREKKLTSFLPAHVVMGSGGLLSTLRGKSSRHAGLEQSLLEEYRKISTSAGNSPEPTQLLHQYLSTCHMLPYYGCAFFFGEIDKPVQGILQRAKRKPVNVGICLEGVYVMDVKEKHVLLGLHFNELSWDHSYPEDQGDSHILWLEFDGDEDGTPVNKLLKIYSKQAELMSGFIEFCVELKSASEGGAAAETDSEASQQPAGRDGSNKNGRGGRRGMLQRQSSVVCSRVHSLNTISYVDNGKEIKRLKPKRAASFFTRQASATTYSAVQVTDSLEQG from the exons ATGGAAGGAGACGACTGCAGTTTTCCTCCAGATTCATCAGACGATCACTCGCAAAGAGGAAGTGTTGCGTCTTCTGCGACACTCTCACGAG CTCAAGATGTGCTTATATACCTCTGTGGTGACAGCGCGGTACACTTAACAGTAGAAGGGCTCGGCAGCGTCACCGTGCAGGAGTTGGGCCGCAGTGTTCGTGAAGCTCTTCATATTCCTGATTCTGCACAGGATGCTTTTGCCTTCTGGCTTTGCTCTCCGCTACTTG AATTGCAGCTGAAGGCGCGGCATCAACCATACAAACTGTGCCGGCAGTGGCAGGACTTGCTGTATCGCTTCACCGAGGCCTCAGAGGAAGACATTGGTCAAG ATGAACCGTGTCTCCAGTACCGTCGCAACGTGTTTTATCCGAAATCTAAAGAGCTGCAG ATCGATGACGAGGGCGTGCTGAGGCTTCTGTACGAGGAAGCCAGAGACAACATTCTCACAGGTCGATACCCCTGCGATCCCGAGCACTGGACGGGTCTGGGAGCCTTGTCTCTAGCTCTTGAGGAGGGAACTGGTCTTGACGGGCAACAATTTACTACAACAGTAAG GGAGAAGAAACTGACTTCTTTTCTGCCCGCACACGTTGTCATGGGGAGCGGCGGCCTGCTCTCCACTCTGAGAGGGAAGTCGAGCCGCCATGCAGGGCTGGAGCAGAGCCTCCTGGAGGAGTACAGAAAGATCAGCACATCTGCTGGAAACTCTCCTGAGCCCACACAGCTCCTACACCAGTACCTCAGCACATGTCACATGCTGCCTTATTATGG GTGCGCTTTCTTCTTCGGGGAGATCGACAAACCAGTGCAAGGGATTCTGCAAAGGGCCAAACGCAAACCTGTCAACGTTGGGATCTGCCTGGAGGGAGTTTATGTGATGGATGTCAAAGAGAAG CACGTGCTGCTCGGCCTGCACTTCAACGAGCTTTCGTGGGACCACAGCTACCCCGAGGATCAGGGGGACTCACACATTCTGTGGCTGGAGTTTGATGGAGATGAAGACGGCACTCCTGTCAACAAGTTGCTAAAGATCTACTCTAAACAG GCGGAGCTAATGAGCGGCTTCATTGAGTTCTGTGTGGAACTGAAGTCTGCGTCTGAGGGAGGAGCCGCAGCTGAGACAGACAGCGAGGCGTCTCAGCAGCCTGCCGGACGAGACGGCAGCAACAAGAACGGACGTGGAGGACGGCGCGGGATGCTGCAGAGGCAGAGCAGTGTTGTGTGCAGTCGCGTCCATTCGCTGAACACTATCAGCTATGTGGACAATG gaaaagaaatcaaacgCTTGAAGCCGAAGAGAGCGGCGTCCTTCTTCACCCGGCAGGCGTCTGCGACCACGTACTCTGCTGTGCAGGTGACGGACAGTCTGGAGCAGGGTTAA